The following nucleotide sequence is from Thermoanaerobaculia bacterium.
GGTGCCGGGTGCGAAGAAGGATACGTTCTCGACCGGACACATCGTCATGGACCGCCCGCCGGAGCGCGTCGCCTGGCGCGGCATCCGAATCACGCCCCGGACCGTCGCGGTGCGCCTCGGCAATTTCCTTTGGGCGATCCCGCCCCTGGTCGGGGCGCTTCTTCTCTTCGACCGCTTCGACCCGGCGCGACGCCGCCTTCACAAGCGGCGCCCGAAGGCCGGTGCCCCGGTCGTCCAGGCCGAGACTGCTTCGGTGCCGAGCGCTCCCGCGCCCGCGAGCTTCCATGCGCATCCCCGACCATCCGCGGCCCGCTCGATCGCCGCGGAAGCCTTGCTCGTGTGGCAATCCGCTCCGGCGGCGAAGTGGCTGCTGGCGGCAGCGGCCCTCGCATCGCTCGCCGTTCCGGCGGCGACGCTGACCGGAATCGCGGCGGCATGGCTCGTGCTGATCGTCCCGATCGTCGCCGAAACGGCCGCGCGCGAAGAGCTCTCCGGAACGGCCGGCCTCGTCTTCTCGCAACCCGGAATCCCTCGCTCCGCCGCGCTCTGGAAGGCCGCGTCGCTCGCCCTGTTCCTCGAAGCTGCCGGACTCCCCCTGTTCGTCCGGTTCTTCCTGCTCTCCCCCGCCCGCGCCTTCGCGTGGATCTCCGGTCTGCTCTTCGTCGCCGGGTTCGCCGCGGGCGCCGGGTGGCTCACGCGCGGCGGCAAGCTGTTTTCCGGGATCTTCCTTGCGCTCTGGTACGCGGCTCTCTCGGGCGTCCGGGACACGGACTTCTGCGGCATCGCGGGCGGCGCGACCGGCGCGCTCGCGCGCGCGGCATACCTGTCGCTCGGAGCTGCCTTCGTCGCGGCCGCGATGCTGCGGGAGCGCCGCGCCACCCGAGGATAAGCGTTCGCCGCGGCGCGGCGCCGCTCACGTGGCCGGCCGGAGAGAGGACGCGCCGGATCTCTCCTTCCGTTCTTCCCAGGCCGCGCGCACGAATCCTCCCGCGACGGTCGCCGCCATCAGCCCGGCCGCGCTCATGACGCCGAACCAGAGCGGCTCGTGGCGCTTCCGGAAGAAGAGGACCGTCGTGGAATCCGCGAGAAGGAAGATCAGCACCGACGCCGCATGGGCGACGGGTCGTCGTCCCCCGACCCACGCGGCGATCCAGCCGCCCGCGATTCCCGCGGCGAGAATTCCGAGCGTCCCGAACACGAGGTGCGACGGCGGCGACTTCAGATTGATCCCATGCGCCAGGCGAAAGACGATCGTCGTTCCGACCGCGATGGCGGCGTAACCCACGATCGCGGCCAGGACGCTCCGCAGGATTCGCGCGGTCCTCGGCATCGGTCTCCTCCTTCGGCGCGATGATCGGGGGCCCGCGCGGCCGTGTCTTGTACGAACGGAGCGGCTTTGTACCTAGGCGCGTCGAGACCGGCGGAATTCGCCCGGCGTCGCGCCATGGTGCTTCTTGAAAGCGCGGGAGAAATGCGCCTGATCGAAAAAGCCGCAGACGACCGCGATCTCCGCGATGGGCGCGTCCGAATTCGCGAGGAGAGCGCGGGAGCGCGCCATGCGAACGCGGCGGAGATACTCGCCGGCCGAACAACGGAAGTGCCGCCGGAATGCGGCGGCGAGGCGAACCGGCGGAACCCCGACGATCGCGGCGAGCCGCGAAAGCCGCAGGTCCTCCGACGCGCGTCGACGAAGGACCCCGGCCGCCTCGGCCAGCCACGCCGGTTCGACGCCCTCGCGCGGCGATCCGCGCCCGAGTCGCGACACCTCGGCGGCGAGACAGTGAACCAGGCCGGCGATCGCCGTCGCCGACTCCGGGTCGCCGCGCCGGGCTTCGAGGTCGAAGGCCCTGGCGAGCGGCTCGGATGTCGCGGCGGCCCGATAGAACGGCGTATCCCGCAGGATCCCCGGAAGGAGCGCCTCCGCGGCGGTTCCGTCCAGCTCGATCAGCATTCCGTGCACTTCGGCGTTTCCGAACGCGTTCGAATGGCTCTCGCCGGCGGGGCGGAAGAGCACGGACCCGGGCCCGAGGGCATGTTCGCGCCCGCGTGCCGACTCTGAATATTCCCCTTCGAGCACGAGATGAAGCTGCGCCCGATCGTGGCGATGGGGAGCGAGCACGCCCGAGGCGGCGGGGATCGAGACCTCCCAGACCCCATAGCCGGCGCGCTCGAGAACGCGCCGCGCCCGGCCGACATTGACGGCCGCCTTCATCGGACGTTCCCCGCGGGCGCGAGCAGCTTCTCGGTCTCGGCGATCTTCGCCTCGATCTTGCCGCGTTCCGGCCAGTGCGGGAGCGCCGATCGGTAATGCTCGATGGCCCGGCGCGCCGAGTCGCCGGTCCCTCCCTTTCCCCGCTCCCGGAGGTATCGCGCGTGCGCCGCGAGCACGTCGCCGAACGCGACGTGGAGGGATGGCGAATCGTCGCCCGCGCGGGCACAGACGTCGAAGGCCTCGACGGCGCCGGAAAACGAAGCCTCCGCGTCGCCGCCGTGGGCCGCCTCCCAGAGCGCCCGCTGGAAGAACGCCTGGGCGAGGCTCTCGCGGGGAAACGTCCAGGCGGAATCGAGCGCCAGCGCCCTGCGCTCGTTCTCGATCGCGACATCGAAGTCCTTCCGCGGGTCGTCGCCCCGGCGCGCGGCGTCCCTCCCGAGATCGAAGAATCCGAGCCCCCGCGTCAGCCACGCGTACGCGAAGTTCGGGTCGATCGCGAGCGCGCGGTCGAAGCTCGCGATCGCATTCCGCAGGAGCGGCCGGGGATCCCCGCCCCGGAACATCGTGACGCGCGCGAGGTAGCCGTACGCGATCCCCATGGAGTTGTCCGATTCGGCCCAGCGCGGACGAAGACGCTGCGCGGCCGCGCTCGCCTCGATCGAACGCTGGAGCGCGGCGGAGGGATCCTGTCCCCGGGCGAGCTGGTGCTGTCCCCACTGCCACTCGGCGAAGGCGAGCTGGTGGAACGCGCCGGCGTCCGCCGGGTCGACGCGCCGCGCCTTCCCGCAGGAATCGACCGCCCTTCCGTACGCGTCGGCGGGGTCCTGCTCGAGATCGTTCTCGACGTACATGATTTCCGCCCACGCCGAGCACTCCGCCTCGTAGGCCGACGCCGCGCTGCGCCCGATCGCCGATGCCTCGGCGTAGAGTCCCGCCGCCTCCCGGAGCTTCGCCATCGCCTGCGGGTACTCCGCGCGCTCGCGGTGCCGATGGCCCTCGGCGAGAGCCACGTCTCCCTCGAGAACCGCCGCCTCGTGCAGCCACGGAAGACGCTCGAGCGCCCGCCGCGCGAGCTTGACGGCGTCGTCGGGACGCCCCTCGTAGCGGGCGATCAGCGCCTCCGCGTATTCGGGCGCCGCCGTCGCCGACGCGCGCCCGCGGCGAAGCGCCTCGAGCGCGGGCACGACGTAGGCGCCGTGGAGCTCGCGCCGCTTCCGCTCCCGGATCGACTTTTCGCCGATCCGGTCGGCGTCGCGGAGCTCTTCCGCGTAGATCCGGGAAAGAGCGAGCCCTCGCGCGTAGGCCGCGTCCGGGCTCTCCTCTCCGAGAGAGGCGGCCGCATCGAGGCGCGCCCGAGCGGAGCGCGGATCACCGAGCGCGAGGTCGCCCCGCGCCAGAGCGAAGAGTCCGGCCGCCCGGATCTCGCGCGGCTCTCCCTCGATTCGCGTGCCCATCCGTTCCATCATCGCGGCGACGAGCTTCCGTTCCCGCCGGATGTCGTGGATCGGGCTCTGCTCGGCCGCGCGCATCAGCCACTCGATCTTCTCGGCCTCCTGGCCGAGATCCCGGGAAAAACGCTCCCGCGCGGACGCCTGCAGACGCGTGCGCAGCGCGAACGCTCCCGCCGCCGCGAGGAGCACCGCCGCGGCGCCGCCGACC
It contains:
- a CDS encoding AraC family transcriptional regulator, whose amino-acid sequence is MKAAVNVGRARRVLERAGYGVWEVSIPAASGVLAPHRHDRAQLHLVLEGEYSESARGREHALGPGSVLFRPAGESHSNAFGNAEVHGMLIELDGTAAEALLPGILRDTPFYRAAATSEPLARAFDLEARRGDPESATAIAGLVHCLAAEVSRLGRGSPREGVEPAWLAEAAGVLRRRASEDLRLSRLAAIVGVPPVRLAAAFRRHFRCSAGEYLRRVRMARSRALLANSDAPIAEIAVVCGFFDQAHFSRAFKKHHGATPGEFRRSRRA
- a CDS encoding protein kinase; the protein is MLPNYEIVGFIGEGGMGRVFEAVDRQLGRTVALKCIRGDDADLIARFLQEARAQARIEHENVCRVFQAGESGGQPFIAMQFLRGRSLGAEERSLTLEQKVLIMRDVAAALQAAHRIGIIHRDLKPANIIVERTEAGGVHAFVVDFGLARDVEEGGLTMTGSLAGTPSFMSPEQARGDRQAVDRRSDVYSLGATLYAILAGRPPFEGESTFDVLTKVVQEDPAPLASVVPGVPPDLATIVMKCLEKDPAMRYPSARELSEDLSLYLAGEPIRARGASAIYRLRKKARKHRAIVAVGGAAAVLLAAAGAFALRTRLQASARERFSRDLGQEAEKIEWLMRAAEQSPIHDIRRERKLVAAMMERMGTRIEGEPREIRAAGLFALARGDLALGDPRSARARLDAAASLGEESPDAAYARGLALSRIYAEELRDADRIGEKSIRERKRRELHGAYVVPALEALRRGRASATAAPEYAEALIARYEGRPDDAVKLARRALERLPWLHEAAVLEGDVALAEGHRHRERAEYPQAMAKLREAAGLYAEASAIGRSAASAYEAECSAWAEIMYVENDLEQDPADAYGRAVDSCGKARRVDPADAGAFHQLAFAEWQWGQHQLARGQDPSAALQRSIEASAAAQRLRPRWAESDNSMGIAYGYLARVTMFRGGDPRPLLRNAIASFDRALAIDPNFAYAWLTRGLGFFDLGRDAARRGDDPRKDFDVAIENERRALALDSAWTFPRESLAQAFFQRALWEAAHGGDAEASFSGAVEAFDVCARAGDDSPSLHVAFGDVLAAHARYLRERGKGGTGDSARRAIEHYRSALPHWPERGKIEAKIAETEKLLAPAGNVR